CACTCCTGTACAGTGGAAACGCCCGCGGCGGAACAGACCGTCACTATGCTCGCTCCGGCTTTGGCGGCTATCTCCACTTCCGCGCGGCCCGTGTCCATTATCTTCATATCGGCGACAATAGGAATGTTTTTGAATTCCCCGCGGAGAGCCCGCACAGCTTCAAGGCCGCAGCTTTTTATCAGCGGCGTACCCGCCTCAAGAATATCAGCGCCTCCGGCGACCGCCGCTCGCGCGGCTTTAAGAGCCC
The Candidatus Omnitrophota bacterium genome window above contains:
- a CDS encoding bifunctional hexulose-6-phosphate synthase/ribonuclease regulator, whose protein sequence is MAKLQIALDFVDLPRALKAARAAVAGGADILEAGTPLIKSCGLEAVRALRGEFKNIPIVADMKIMDTGRAEVEIAAKAGASIVTVCSAAGVSTVQE